In Sorghum bicolor cultivar BTx623 chromosome 10, Sorghum_bicolor_NCBIv3, whole genome shotgun sequence, one genomic interval encodes:
- the LOC8065436 gene encoding glutamate receptor 2.8 isoform X2 — protein sequence MKLEPVFWQDPVMTSKGSDKILDPEPSLNPESKNTNARKLLVERNLGKACGDSTTKPLRIGVPLKPGFEKFVKVSDPCLYCNGTDICSSTKKQIITGYSIVVFEVAMKKLQDPPHYEYCVFDGSYDDLVCSVSSGYLDGAAGDVTITSDRINTVDFTMPYTQSGVALLVRRDRSDPIQWIFVTPLSKELWFATVGFFCFTGFVIWMIERPKNPEYQGSAMGQFSTAAYFAFSTLTFSHDRLQPSVKDLNQLLKGGDSVGYQKGSFVHSLLSHRTFTSEKLKAYDSADDYAKALRNGSKNGGVSAIVDEVPYLKAFLSDSRYKDEFEIQDQIFRTPGFGFVFNSCHCQLVNNLSGAILEITEGEESSTIEKEWLGTSTADDASLTITKADYTPLPLRNFSGLFLVSGLVSSLMLLISIAKLAYARLTRVEDADAVQTASSTIPGDQQYRPLGNTTDNISVLIDHPHPEATNGDHQGGHKSSRSVGCADCGASASAVHDDSVPAQSLKTIEMNIV from the exons ATGAAACTGGAACCTGTGTTCTGGCAAGATCCAGTAATGACATCTAAAGGGAGTGACAAGATACTTGACCCTGAACCTTCACTTAATCCAGAATCCAAGAACACAAATGCCAGAAAATTATTAGTGGAAAGAAACTTGGGGAAGGCGTGCGGTGACAGTACTACGAAGCCACTGAGGATTGGCGTGCCACTAAAACCTGGTTTTGAAAAATTTGTGAAGGTTTCCGATCCTTGTTTATATTGCAATGGTACTGATATTTGTTCTAGTACCAAGAAACAAATTATCACTGGCTACAGCATTGTTGTCTTTGAAGTTGCTATGAAGAAGCTACAGGACCCTCCACACTATGAGTATTGTGTTTTCGACGGTTCTTATGACGATCTAGTATGCAGCGTATCTTCAGGG TACCTGGACGGAGCAGCAGGTGATGTGACCATAACCTCTGACCGAATCAATACCGTCGACTTCACAATGCCATACACACAGTCGGGCGTGGCTTTACTTGTGCGCCGTGACCGATCGGATCCAATCCAGTGGATATTTGTAACCCCACTAAGCAAGGAGCTTTGGTTTGCAACCGTAGGATTCTTCTGCTTCACTGGGTTTGTTATCTGGATGATTGAGAGACCGAAAAATCCGGAGTACCAAGGATCAGCTATGGGACAGTTCAGTACCGCTGCCTACTTTGCATTCTCCACTCTGACGTTTTCTCACG ATAGGCTCCAGCCTTCGGTGAAGGATCTGAACCAACTTCTGAAGGGTGGCGACTCTGTTGGATACCAGAAGGGGTCATTTGTGCACTCCCTCTTGAGTCATAGAACTTTCACCTCAGAAAAGTTAAAAGCTTATGACTCAGCAGATGATTATGCTAAAGCTTTGAGGAATGGATCCAAGAATGGTGGTGTGTCAGCTATCGTTGATGAGGTGCCCTATCTAAAAGCTTTCCTCTCTGACTCAAGATACAAGGACGAATTCGAGATTCAGGATCAAATATTCAGAACCCCTGGTTTTGGTTTT GTATTCAATTCATGTCATTGTCAACTGGTGAATAATCTTTCCGGCGCAATTTTGGAGATCACTGAAGGGGAAGAGAGCTCAACAATCGAAAAAGAATGGCTGGGCACAAGCACAGCTGATGATGCATCCCTGACCATAACCAAGGCAGATTATACACCTCTCCCTCTGCGAAATTTCTCTGGTCTCTTCCTGGTTAGTGGACTTGTTTCTTCTCTGATGCTGCTGATAAGCATCGCCAAGTTGGCTTACGCCAGATTGACCAGAGTTGAAGATGCTGATGCAGTACAAACCGCCAGCAGCACGATCCCTGGCGACCAACAATATCGTCCACTTGGGAACACCACGGACAACATTTCTGTCCTTATTGATCACCCCCATCCTGAAGCCACAAACGGTGATCACCAAGGTGGCCACAAGAGCAGCAGAAGTGTCGGCTGCGCAGACTGTGGTGCTAGTGCTAGTGCAGTGCATGATGACTCAGTGCCTGCACAATCATTGAAGACGATTGAGATGAACATTGTCTGA
- the LOC8065436 gene encoding glutamate receptor 2.8 isoform X1, translated as MKLEPVFWQDPVMTSKGSDKILDPEPSLNPESKNTNARKLLVERNLGKACGDSTTKPLRIGVPLKPGFEKFVKVSDPCLYCNGTDICSSTKKQIITGYSIVVFEVAMKKLQDPPHYEYCVFDGSYDDLVCSVSSGYLDGAAGDVTITSDRINTVDFTMPYTQSGVALLVRRDRSDPIQWIFVTPLSKELWFATVGFFCFTGFVIWMIERPKNPEYQGSAMGQFSTAAYFAFSTLTFSHGEIVRSPLSRFVVVIWCFLVLVLVQSYTASLSSLLTADRLQPSVKDLNQLLKGGDSVGYQKGSFVHSLLSHRTFTSEKLKAYDSADDYAKALRNGSKNGGVSAIVDEVPYLKAFLSDSRYKDEFEIQDQIFRTPGFGFVFNSCHCQLVNNLSGAILEITEGEESSTIEKEWLGTSTADDASLTITKADYTPLPLRNFSGLFLVSGLVSSLMLLISIAKLAYARLTRVEDADAVQTASSTIPGDQQYRPLGNTTDNISVLIDHPHPEATNGDHQGGHKSSRSVGCADCGASASAVHDDSVPAQSLKTIEMNIV; from the exons ATGAAACTGGAACCTGTGTTCTGGCAAGATCCAGTAATGACATCTAAAGGGAGTGACAAGATACTTGACCCTGAACCTTCACTTAATCCAGAATCCAAGAACACAAATGCCAGAAAATTATTAGTGGAAAGAAACTTGGGGAAGGCGTGCGGTGACAGTACTACGAAGCCACTGAGGATTGGCGTGCCACTAAAACCTGGTTTTGAAAAATTTGTGAAGGTTTCCGATCCTTGTTTATATTGCAATGGTACTGATATTTGTTCTAGTACCAAGAAACAAATTATCACTGGCTACAGCATTGTTGTCTTTGAAGTTGCTATGAAGAAGCTACAGGACCCTCCACACTATGAGTATTGTGTTTTCGACGGTTCTTATGACGATCTAGTATGCAGCGTATCTTCAGGG TACCTGGACGGAGCAGCAGGTGATGTGACCATAACCTCTGACCGAATCAATACCGTCGACTTCACAATGCCATACACACAGTCGGGCGTGGCTTTACTTGTGCGCCGTGACCGATCGGATCCAATCCAGTGGATATTTGTAACCCCACTAAGCAAGGAGCTTTGGTTTGCAACCGTAGGATTCTTCTGCTTCACTGGGTTTGTTATCTGGATGATTGAGAGACCGAAAAATCCGGAGTACCAAGGATCAGCTATGGGACAGTTCAGTACCGCTGCCTACTTTGCATTCTCCACTCTGACGTTTTCTCACG GTGAAATTGTTAGAAGCCCATTGTCACGATTTGTTGTGGTGATATGGTGTTTTCTAGTGCTGGTCCTGGTACAGAGTTACACAGCAAGTTTGTCATCCTTGTTAACTGCAGATAGGCTCCAGCCTTCGGTGAAGGATCTGAACCAACTTCTGAAGGGTGGCGACTCTGTTGGATACCAGAAGGGGTCATTTGTGCACTCCCTCTTGAGTCATAGAACTTTCACCTCAGAAAAGTTAAAAGCTTATGACTCAGCAGATGATTATGCTAAAGCTTTGAGGAATGGATCCAAGAATGGTGGTGTGTCAGCTATCGTTGATGAGGTGCCCTATCTAAAAGCTTTCCTCTCTGACTCAAGATACAAGGACGAATTCGAGATTCAGGATCAAATATTCAGAACCCCTGGTTTTGGTTTT GTATTCAATTCATGTCATTGTCAACTGGTGAATAATCTTTCCGGCGCAATTTTGGAGATCACTGAAGGGGAAGAGAGCTCAACAATCGAAAAAGAATGGCTGGGCACAAGCACAGCTGATGATGCATCCCTGACCATAACCAAGGCAGATTATACACCTCTCCCTCTGCGAAATTTCTCTGGTCTCTTCCTGGTTAGTGGACTTGTTTCTTCTCTGATGCTGCTGATAAGCATCGCCAAGTTGGCTTACGCCAGATTGACCAGAGTTGAAGATGCTGATGCAGTACAAACCGCCAGCAGCACGATCCCTGGCGACCAACAATATCGTCCACTTGGGAACACCACGGACAACATTTCTGTCCTTATTGATCACCCCCATCCTGAAGCCACAAACGGTGATCACCAAGGTGGCCACAAGAGCAGCAGAAGTGTCGGCTGCGCAGACTGTGGTGCTAGTGCTAGTGCAGTGCATGATGACTCAGTGCCTGCACAATCATTGAAGACGATTGAGATGAACATTGTCTGA
- the LOC8065437 gene encoding glutamate receptor 2.5 produces MVYTAEDLIKNAQVVAIIAAPQVSAEADLLAQLGSRNCIPVLSFSCVSPTLHLHTVPYFVQTSPKESSQVAPIVDIVTSFLGREVVIVYEDSPYGIGILQPLTEALQSSSVHTIDSVVVPIGVTDDHFDQMLYRLKNMSARLFVVNMRTALAVHLFSRAKDAGMVTEDYVWIATVALGNVVDGLSPDDIDNLQGILTLRPYVQGTSLARFKARFHLENLNTDRVHTPSVLLFRAYNTAWATCIAAEIAGVSRLAIRVAEIDLSRHGLSANRRVFLDSILNTTFDGLTGDFRMVNREVQPPSYEIVHVNRKGALGVGLWTPPLSLQPQKLSRKGYSFDNSRRSVFWREDTVRTSKGREKTGFPLNLDTKHSLNLESKRRNARKLVGGRSGKLCRSYNEKLLRIGVPQKDGFKAFVNVSRPYFFCKDNATRPSTTKQVTGYIIDVFETAMEKLQHPPCYDFCVFDGSYDELVGNVSLGILDGAAGDVTITANRTGQVDFTMPYTQSGVSLLVLSESDLEPIQWTFLAPLTKELWFATVGFFFFTGFVVWVIERPRNPEYQGSSLRQFSNASYFIFSTLTFSHDHIIRSLLSKIAVVIWCFLVLVLVQSYTASFSSILTAERLHPTVTNLDQLLVNGDYVGYQHNSFVYSMLRDRGFSKHRLIPYSREDEYADALRKGSMNGGVSAIVDEVPYLTSFLFSDARYQNEFQIVGHIYKTPGLGFVFPQGFPLLHNISTAILNITEGNEGSQFEEKWFGTAATTPTVSNKPSTPLTLQSFSGLFLTSGFFSSLMMLISIMRLAHARWTELRHGDADPMDNISGDEEFRQLHPEA; encoded by the exons ATGGTGTACACAGCTGAGGACCTGATCAAGAATGCCCAGGTGGTAGCCATCATCGCAGCGCCTCAAGTGTCTGCCGAAGCAGATTTGCTTGCCCAACTGGGCAGCCGCAACTGCATTCCAGTCCTCTCCTTTTCTTGTGTTTCTCCAACCTTGCATCTGCACACGGTACCTTACTTTGTGCAAACATCACCCAAGGAGTCCTCTCAGGTTGCTCCCATTGTCGACATCGTCACCTCTTTCTTAGGACGTGAAGTTGTCATCGTGTATGAAGATTCACCTTATGGAATTGGCATTCTTCAGCCACTCACCGAGGCACTGCAGAGCAGCAGTGTCCACACAATTGATAGTGTGGTTGTTCCAATTGGTGTGACTGATGATCACTTCGACCAGATGCTCTATCGCCTCAAGAACATGTCAGCAAGGCTGTTCGTTGTAAACATGCGCACAGCTCTTGCTGTCCATCTATTTTCTCGGGCCAAGGATGCTGGCATGGTGACTGAGGATTATGTCTGGATTGCCACTGTTGCTCTAGGCAATGTAGTGGATGGCCTCAGCCCTGATGACATTGATAACTTGCAGGGGATTTTGACACTGCGGCCTTATGTTCAGGGTACAAGCTTGGCTAGGTTCAAGGCAAGGTTCCACTTGGAGAATCTGAACACTGACCGTGTGCACACCCCAAGTGTTCTGCTGTTCCGGGCATACAATACGGCATGGGCTACTTGTATAGCAGCTGAGATCGCTGGGGTATCCAGGTTGGCTATCCGGGTGGCAGAAATAGATTTGAGCAGACATGGTTTGTCTGCAAACAGAAGAGTTTTTCTCGATTCAATTCTCAACACAACATTTGATGGATTGACTGGAGACTTCAGGATGGTCAATAGAGAGGTGCAGCCACCATCTTATGAGATTGTGCACGTGAACAGGAAAGGTGCATTGGGAGTAGGTTTATGGACACCACCACTGTCTTTGCAACCACAAAAACTAAGTAGAAAAGGATATAGCTTTGACAATAGCAGAAGGTCTGTGTTCTGGAGAGAAGATACAGTAAGGACCTCTAAAGGGAGGGAGAAGACAGGCTTTCCACTTAACCTTGACACTAAACATTCACTTAACCTAGAGTCCAAGAGAAGAAATGCCAGAAAATTAGTGGGAGGAAGATCGGGGAAGTTGTGCAGAAGCTATAATGAGAAGCTACTCAGGATTGGTGTGCCACAGAAAGATGGTTTCAAAGCTTTTGTGAATGTTTCTCGTCCTTATTTCTTTTGCAAGGATAATGCTACTCGTCCTAGTACCACAAAACAAGTCACTGGCTACATCATTGATGTATTTGAGACTGCTATGGAGAAGCTGCAGCACCCCCCATGCTATGACTTCTGTGTCTTCGATGGTTCTTACGATGAGCTAGTAGGCAACGTGTCTTTAGGG ATCCTTGATGGAGCAGCAGGTGATGTGACCATAACTGCCAATCGAACAGGACAAGTGGACTTTACAATGCCATACACACAGTCTGGTGTGTCTTTGCTTGTGCTATCTGAGAGTGACTTAGAACCAATCCAGTGGACCTTCTTAGCACCACTGACAAAGGAACTTTGGTTCGCAACTGtgggtttcttcttcttcactggGTTTGTTGTGTGGGTGATTGAGCGACCCAGAAATCCAGAGTACCAAGGATCAAGTCTGAGACAGTTCAGCAACgcttcatattttattttctccaCTTTGACATTTTCTCATG ACCATATTATTAGGAGCCTGTTGTCAAAAATTGCTGTGGTGATATGGTGCTTCTTAGTGCTGGTACTAGTGCAGAGCTATACGGCAAGTTTTTCATCCATTTTAACCGCAGAGAGGCTCCATCCTACAGTGACCAACCTGGACCAGCTCCTTGTCAATGGTGATTATGTTGGGTACCAGCATAATTCATTTGTGTACTCCATGTTGAGAGATCGAGGTTTCAGCAAACATAGGTTGATTCCTTATTCGAGGGAAGATGAGTACGCAGATGCTTTGAGGAAGGGGTCCATGAATGGAGGCGTGTCAGCTATCGTGGATGAGGTCCCCTATTTAACATCTTTCCTCTTCTCTGATGCTCGATACCAGAACGAGTTCCAGATTGTTGGTCACATATACAAGACCCCAGGACTTGGCTTC GTATTTCCTCAAGGTTTTCCTCTGTTGCATAATATTTCAACTGCCATCTTGAACATTACTGAAGGGAATGAGGGTTCACAGTTTGAAGAAAAATGGTTTGGTACGGCTGCGACAACACCAACAGTTTCCAACAAGCCTTCCACTCCTCTAACTTTGCAGAGCTTCTCCGGTCTGTTCCTCACCAGCGGATTCTTCTCTTCTCTCATGATGCTGATAAGCATTATGAGGCTGGCTCATGCCAGATGGACCGAACTGAGACACGGGGACGCAGATCCCATGGACAATATTTCCGGGGACGAAGAATTTCGTCAGCTGCACCCTGAAGCGTAA
- the LOC8065436 gene encoding glutamate receptor 2.8 isoform X3, which translates to MKLEPVFWQDPVMTSKGSDKILDPEPSLNPESKNTNARKLLVERNLGKACGDSTTKPLRIGVPLKPGFEKFVKVSDPCLYCNGTDICSSTKKQIITGYSIVVFEVAMKKLQDPPHYEYCVFDGSYDDLVCSVSSGYLDGAAGDVTITSDRINTVDFTMPYTQSGVALLVRRDRSDPIQWIFVTPLSKELWFATVGFFCFTGFVIWMIERPKNPEYQGSAMGQFSTAAYFAFSTLTFSHGEIVRSPLSRFVVVIWCFLVLVLVQSYTASLSSLLTADRLQPSVKDLNQLLKGGDSVGYQKGSFVHSLLSHRTFTSEKLKAYDSADDYAKALRNGSKNGGVSAIVDEVPYLKAFLSDSRYKDEFEIQDQIFRTPGFGFVFNSCHCQLVNNLSGAILEITEGEESSTIEKEWLGTSTADDASLTITKADYTPLPLRNFSGLFLYKPPAARSLATNNIVHLGTPRTTFLSLLITPILKPQTVITKVATRAAEVSAAQTVVLVLVQCMMTQCLHNH; encoded by the exons ATGAAACTGGAACCTGTGTTCTGGCAAGATCCAGTAATGACATCTAAAGGGAGTGACAAGATACTTGACCCTGAACCTTCACTTAATCCAGAATCCAAGAACACAAATGCCAGAAAATTATTAGTGGAAAGAAACTTGGGGAAGGCGTGCGGTGACAGTACTACGAAGCCACTGAGGATTGGCGTGCCACTAAAACCTGGTTTTGAAAAATTTGTGAAGGTTTCCGATCCTTGTTTATATTGCAATGGTACTGATATTTGTTCTAGTACCAAGAAACAAATTATCACTGGCTACAGCATTGTTGTCTTTGAAGTTGCTATGAAGAAGCTACAGGACCCTCCACACTATGAGTATTGTGTTTTCGACGGTTCTTATGACGATCTAGTATGCAGCGTATCTTCAGGG TACCTGGACGGAGCAGCAGGTGATGTGACCATAACCTCTGACCGAATCAATACCGTCGACTTCACAATGCCATACACACAGTCGGGCGTGGCTTTACTTGTGCGCCGTGACCGATCGGATCCAATCCAGTGGATATTTGTAACCCCACTAAGCAAGGAGCTTTGGTTTGCAACCGTAGGATTCTTCTGCTTCACTGGGTTTGTTATCTGGATGATTGAGAGACCGAAAAATCCGGAGTACCAAGGATCAGCTATGGGACAGTTCAGTACCGCTGCCTACTTTGCATTCTCCACTCTGACGTTTTCTCACG GTGAAATTGTTAGAAGCCCATTGTCACGATTTGTTGTGGTGATATGGTGTTTTCTAGTGCTGGTCCTGGTACAGAGTTACACAGCAAGTTTGTCATCCTTGTTAACTGCAGATAGGCTCCAGCCTTCGGTGAAGGATCTGAACCAACTTCTGAAGGGTGGCGACTCTGTTGGATACCAGAAGGGGTCATTTGTGCACTCCCTCTTGAGTCATAGAACTTTCACCTCAGAAAAGTTAAAAGCTTATGACTCAGCAGATGATTATGCTAAAGCTTTGAGGAATGGATCCAAGAATGGTGGTGTGTCAGCTATCGTTGATGAGGTGCCCTATCTAAAAGCTTTCCTCTCTGACTCAAGATACAAGGACGAATTCGAGATTCAGGATCAAATATTCAGAACCCCTGGTTTTGGTTTT GTATTCAATTCATGTCATTGTCAACTGGTGAATAATCTTTCCGGCGCAATTTTGGAGATCACTGAAGGGGAAGAGAGCTCAACAATCGAAAAAGAATGGCTGGGCACAAGCACAGCTGATGATGCATCCCTGACCATAACCAAGGCAGATTATACACCTCTCCCTCTGCGAAATTTCTCTGGTCTCTTCCTG TACAAACCGCCAGCAGCACGATCCCTGGCGACCAACAATATCGTCCACTTGGGAACACCACGGACAACATTTCTGTCCTTATTGATCACCCCCATCCTGAAGCCACAAACGGTGATCACCAAGGTGGCCACAAGAGCAGCAGAAGTGTCGGCTGCGCAGACTGTGGTGCTAGTGCTAGTGCAGTGCATGATGACTCAGTGCCTGCACAATCATTGA